One Candidatus Ornithobacterium hominis genomic region harbors:
- a CDS encoding TonB-dependent receptor, which produces MHRKSMLSFVCLWAVFAVNAQEDSTSIQLEKIEIKGVSAQESVYKKEKIDVLQREISAGNDLAKQIEVLPGVNVRKSGTNITKPVIDGLSSSRLIYMMNGVRLENQDWADAHSPEIDADLAGNLSIIRGAETVKYGANALGGVVFAEQEKIPNDTLLNGKAGMNYRSNTRGWGGFIRLQQKLKAIPNLKWKLATNVIQNGDYQTAEYNVTNSGTRLNSLHGELLYEGKKLNAEVFYNDYSAKQGNYFGALTGNIEEFEERIKNGRPLAVFPYEFAINYPLQETRHQIASGKIQWKFNRRWKWNLGYNYQQNHRREYDLRRANSNSVPVQDMILTTQNWNSSLQFNHYRFNSTLGFQIRDKENLNQPGTGVTPALPNYIFKEASVFTYHDIKLSPFKFNVGLRYDKAKMNALGIDFLGNSYGDKKDYSAFSSQLAVDLDVDEWHFNSSVSYGWRIPESYELFANGKEHGIPIFYVGDKDLRPEKATKWVNHIHYHNSWFDTQISGFVHWFEDYIYGVPTHQYKQLFAGPAAIFQFKQQAALIYGLDLIQDWNVTENFQIKNQISWIEGKEIHSKNYLPNISPLKVQNQIRFQAKDWGKFNTNTIQISHLWKAKKTNYNPDYELSNQTPDAYHLFDFALHTNYKINEKFNTDITFGAENIFNLLYKDYLNLHRYFVHDNGRNIFINLKFNF; this is translated from the coding sequence TTTTTGCCGTAAATGCTCAAGAAGATAGCACTTCAATCCAATTAGAAAAGATTGAAATCAAAGGAGTTTCTGCACAAGAATCTGTTTACAAAAAAGAGAAAATTGATGTGCTACAGCGTGAAATCAGTGCTGGAAATGATTTGGCAAAGCAAATCGAAGTTTTACCAGGCGTGAACGTGAGAAAATCGGGAACCAATATCACAAAACCTGTGATAGACGGGCTTTCCAGTAGCCGATTGATTTATATGATGAATGGTGTTCGGCTTGAAAATCAAGATTGGGCTGATGCTCATTCACCCGAAATTGATGCTGATTTGGCGGGAAATTTATCAATAATACGTGGTGCTGAAACGGTGAAATATGGTGCAAATGCTTTGGGTGGCGTTGTGTTTGCGGAGCAAGAAAAAATCCCGAATGACACGCTTCTCAACGGAAAAGCGGGGATGAATTATAGATCTAATACCCGAGGTTGGGGCGGATTTATCAGGCTCCAGCAGAAGCTAAAAGCTATTCCTAACTTGAAATGGAAATTGGCTACCAACGTGATTCAAAACGGTGATTACCAAACGGCTGAATATAACGTAACTAACTCAGGAACAAGACTTAACAGTTTGCATGGAGAGCTTTTGTATGAAGGAAAAAAATTGAATGCCGAAGTTTTTTACAATGATTATTCTGCCAAGCAGGGTAACTACTTTGGTGCTTTGACGGGGAATATTGAGGAATTTGAGGAACGAATAAAAAACGGAAGACCTTTGGCTGTTTTCCCGTATGAATTTGCTATCAATTATCCTTTGCAGGAGACAAGGCATCAAATTGCTTCGGGTAAAATCCAATGGAAGTTTAATCGCCGATGGAAATGGAATTTGGGCTATAATTATCAGCAAAATCACAGAAGAGAATATGATTTAAGACGAGCGAACAGCAATTCTGTTCCTGTGCAAGATATGATTTTAACGACTCAAAACTGGAACTCAAGTCTTCAATTCAATCATTATAGATTTAATTCCACATTGGGTTTCCAGATCAGAGATAAAGAGAATTTGAATCAGCCTGGGACGGGTGTTACTCCTGCGTTGCCTAATTATATCTTCAAGGAAGCTTCTGTTTTCACTTATCATGACATTAAACTTAGCCCCTTTAAATTCAATGTTGGGCTAAGGTATGATAAGGCAAAAATGAATGCTCTAGGCATTGATTTCTTGGGGAATAGCTATGGTGATAAAAAGGATTATTCTGCTTTTTCATCTCAGTTGGCTGTAGATTTAGATGTGGATGAATGGCATTTTAATTCATCAGTAAGTTATGGTTGGCGGATTCCTGAATCGTATGAATTATTTGCCAATGGGAAAGAACATGGAATTCCTATCTTCTACGTAGGTGATAAGGATTTGAGGCCCGAAAAAGCCACCAAATGGGTGAATCATATTCATTATCACAATTCATGGTTTGATACGCAAATTTCTGGATTTGTGCATTGGTTTGAGGATTATATTTACGGTGTACCGACGCATCAGTATAAGCAATTATTTGCTGGTCCAGCGGCAATTTTTCAGTTCAAGCAACAAGCGGCTTTGATTTATGGTTTGGATTTGATTCAAGATTGGAATGTTACAGAAAATTTTCAAATCAAAAATCAAATTTCTTGGATTGAAGGGAAAGAAATTCATTCCAAAAATTATTTACCAAATATTTCTCCGCTGAAGGTTCAAAATCAAATCAGATTTCAAGCCAAAGATTGGGGTAAATTTAATACGAATACGATTCAAATCAGTCATTTATGGAAGGCTAAAAAAACTAATTACAACCCTGATTATGAGTTGTCTAATCAAACTCCTGATGCTTATCATTTGTTTGATTTTGCTTTGCACACCAATTACAAGATTAACGAAAAATTCAATACAGATATAACTTTTGGGGCAGAGAATATATTCAACCTGCTTTATAAAGATTACTTGAATCTTCACCGCTATTTTGTGCATGATAACGGGAGAAACATTTTTATCAACTTAAAATTTAATTTTTAA
- a CDS encoding TonB-dependent receptor plug domain-containing protein, translated as MQKFIFCFFFLISISTFSQEEIDLNEVVFQATEEEKIYQEEINARVARQAPTLTGSITDVLKTLPYVSVNTELSSQYMVRGGNYDENLIYINGVEIFKPQLVRSGQQEGLSLIHPKMVALINFMPGGWEAQWGDKLSSVLDVIYKNPNQKFAEISGGLLGGDITAGLPFKGGSLLVSGRYLNRNLILNTLDENTDFNPLAYDFQALLNYKISKRLKIFWLGNYNFNEFQSIPKSRQTQFGTLQHPINVYTYYQGREQEQFKSKFSHLNLNFQLTPRWDLNLGLTMTHTQEKEYYDVLSAYYIRTTDEESNATATRDIGGQIDYGRNDLDAFIFGIQHKGNFEINKNQKLTWGFEIQKEDLKDRLNEWQMIDSAGYSLKGFEDYSSFQIQAQNPHLEVNYAMQGTNQIQSIRYTSFLQYNTKFFWHNAKVLLNAGVRTGYWDFNQETNISPRFQMAIKPDWVTSQLFRLAVGKYVQPAFYKEMRKLDGSLNSKIKAQKSYHFLAGHDFEFFIGDRPFKLSTDLYYKKLQDLVPYYLDNVRIRYTGENESKGFAYGVDTRLYGELIPGADSWLSLSYGRTREKWNQQTWIDRPTDPRFKISLFFQDSMPLFPSFKVNMNLIYATGLPNGAPPLTNPYDFQRRLPDYKRVDVGLKKIIIQNRKKNHKLVKQMEVGVDVFNIFNIQNVISNQWLRDVQSRNIYGVPHRLTGRFFNANFYIKF; from the coding sequence ATGCAAAAATTCATTTTTTGTTTTTTCTTTCTTATCAGTATCAGCACTTTTTCTCAAGAAGAAATAGATTTAAATGAAGTTGTTTTTCAGGCCACAGAAGAAGAAAAAATCTATCAGGAAGAAATCAACGCCAGAGTAGCTCGCCAAGCACCTACGCTAACGGGGAGCATTACCGATGTCTTGAAAACTTTGCCTTATGTAAGCGTGAATACTGAGCTCAGCTCGCAGTACATGGTACGCGGCGGGAATTATGATGAAAATTTGATTTACATCAATGGCGTTGAAATCTTTAAACCCCAATTAGTACGTTCTGGGCAACAAGAAGGCTTAAGTTTGATTCATCCAAAAATGGTAGCACTGATTAACTTCATGCCTGGCGGCTGGGAAGCACAGTGGGGAGATAAATTGAGTAGCGTTTTAGATGTAATTTATAAAAATCCTAATCAAAAATTTGCAGAAATTTCAGGTGGACTTTTGGGCGGCGACATAACGGCAGGGCTGCCATTCAAGGGAGGTTCGCTTTTGGTAAGCGGACGCTACTTGAACAGGAATTTAATTCTAAACACTTTAGATGAGAATACTGATTTTAATCCTTTAGCCTATGATTTTCAAGCCTTATTAAATTATAAAATTTCTAAAAGGCTTAAAATTTTTTGGTTGGGAAATTATAATTTTAATGAATTTCAATCCATTCCAAAATCTCGCCAAACCCAATTTGGGACTTTGCAGCACCCAATCAATGTCTATACCTACTACCAAGGGCGAGAGCAAGAGCAATTCAAAAGCAAATTCAGTCATTTAAATTTAAACTTTCAGCTCACTCCCCGTTGGGATCTAAATTTAGGCTTGACTATGACTCATACCCAAGAAAAAGAATATTATGATGTGTTGTCTGCCTATTACATTCGCACAACGGATGAAGAGAGTAACGCAACGGCTACGCGCGATATTGGCGGACAAATTGACTACGGGCGCAATGATTTAGATGCTTTCATCTTTGGGATTCAACACAAGGGTAATTTTGAAATCAATAAAAATCAAAAATTAACTTGGGGGTTTGAAATTCAAAAAGAGGATTTAAAAGATCGCCTCAATGAATGGCAAATGATAGACTCCGCAGGCTATAGCCTAAAGGGCTTTGAAGATTATAGCTCTTTTCAAATTCAAGCCCAAAATCCTCATTTAGAAGTAAATTACGCTATGCAGGGGACAAATCAAATTCAATCAATACGCTACACAAGTTTTTTGCAATACAATACTAAATTCTTTTGGCATAATGCTAAAGTCCTTCTTAATGCTGGTGTGAGGACTGGATATTGGGACTTCAATCAAGAAACAAATATCAGCCCAAGGTTTCAAATGGCCATCAAACCCGATTGGGTAACGAGTCAGCTTTTCCGCCTAGCGGTAGGCAAATATGTGCAGCCAGCATTCTACAAAGAAATGAGAAAATTAGATGGAAGTTTAAATTCAAAAATTAAAGCTCAAAAATCTTATCATTTCTTGGCCGGGCATGATTTTGAATTCTTTATAGGAGACCGCCCTTTTAAACTCTCTACTGATTTGTATTACAAGAAATTACAAGACTTAGTTCCTTATTATCTAGACAACGTGCGCATCAGGTACACTGGTGAGAACGAAAGCAAGGGCTTCGCCTATGGTGTCGATACCCGTCTTTACGGCGAGTTGATTCCTGGAGCAGATTCGTGGCTCAGCTTGTCTTATGGCCGAACCCGAGAAAAATGGAATCAACAAACTTGGATTGACCGCCCCACCGACCCTAGGTTTAAGATTTCCCTATTCTTCCAAGACTCGATGCCATTATTCCCTAGTTTTAAGGTAAATATGAATTTAATCTATGCCACAGGATTACCCAATGGTGCTCCGCCTCTCACAAATCCTTATGATTTTCAGCGTCGCCTGCCCGACTATAAACGGGTAGATGTGGGGTTAAAGAAGATTATTATTCAAAATAGAAAAAAGAATCATAAATTAGTAAAACAAATGGAAGTTGGGGTGGATGTTTTTAATATTTTTAATATTCAAAATGTAATATCTAACCAGTGGCTAAGAGATGTACAATCTAGGAATATTTATGGCGTTCCTCATCGGTTAACGGGTAGATTTTTTAATGCTAACTTCTATATTAAATTTTAA
- a CDS encoding translation initiation factor, with translation MDLKEQLKKAFPEHEFEANEADDSENDGLWIPDEVVECHYEKRNGKPHTIIKGYTGHQDDFKQLAKEIKKMLGVGGSFKNEEIIIQGDLRKKIMDYLKKQGMKVKRVGG, from the coding sequence ATGGATTTGAAAGAACAACTGAAAAAAGCTTTTCCTGAGCATGAATTTGAAGCCAATGAAGCAGATGATTCAGAAAATGATGGCTTATGGATACCTGATGAGGTAGTCGAATGCCATTACGAAAAAAGAAATGGCAAACCACACACCATCATCAAAGGCTATACTGGGCATCAAGATGATTTCAAGCAATTGGCAAAAGAAATCAAAAAAATGCTGGGCGTTGGTGGCTCTTTTAAAAATGAAGAAATTATCATTCAAGGTGATTTGCGAAAAAAAATCATGGATTATTTGAAAAAACAAGGAATGAAAGTAAAAAGAGTAGGCGGATGA
- the holA gene encoding DNA polymerase III subunit delta, protein MKDFTKYISQIKNKEFAPIYFLYGDETFFIDEITAALQENVLTEEEKAFNQHIFYANEIDAEDVILQARQYPMMAERQLIIVKEAQAYDKQLNAFEAYFKSPVPSTILVINYKYKKPDGRTAYAKAVKANGLLLESNKLYENQIPEWIYNLLKQRKLKAQPNVIQLLAESIGDDLSRISNEVKKLAMVLNPGEELTPELVEKHIGISKDYNIFELTKAIGVKNKKKAYLIAHHFTQNPKDHNFVFYLGLIFSFFHKLMLYHALPDKSRTSVAKILGVSPFFVKEYEIAAQNYPLKKVTAIISLLRDTDMKSKGLGVGSNTTEKDLYNELLFKILH, encoded by the coding sequence GTGAAAGATTTTACCAAATACATCAGCCAAATCAAAAACAAAGAGTTCGCACCTATCTATTTTCTATATGGGGACGAAACCTTTTTCATTGATGAAATCACTGCAGCGCTGCAAGAAAACGTCTTGACTGAAGAAGAAAAAGCCTTCAATCAACATATCTTTTACGCCAATGAAATAGATGCTGAGGACGTTATACTACAAGCTCGCCAATACCCGATGATGGCAGAACGCCAGCTCATCATCGTGAAAGAAGCTCAAGCCTACGATAAGCAATTGAACGCCTTTGAAGCTTATTTCAAAAGTCCAGTGCCGTCCACCATTTTGGTCATTAATTATAAATACAAAAAACCTGACGGGCGCACCGCTTATGCTAAGGCGGTAAAAGCCAACGGGCTCTTGCTGGAATCTAATAAATTGTATGAGAATCAAATCCCTGAATGGATTTATAACTTACTGAAACAAAGGAAATTAAAAGCTCAACCCAATGTCATACAACTTCTGGCAGAATCCATCGGTGATGATTTATCTCGCATTTCTAATGAGGTGAAGAAATTAGCTATGGTTTTGAATCCTGGCGAAGAATTAACGCCTGAATTGGTAGAGAAACACATCGGCATCAGCAAAGATTACAATATTTTTGAGCTGACCAAAGCCATCGGTGTCAAAAACAAAAAGAAGGCATACCTCATTGCACATCATTTTACCCAAAACCCCAAAGACCACAATTTTGTATTTTATTTAGGCTTAATTTTTTCTTTTTTTCACAAACTGATGCTTTACCACGCCTTGCCCGATAAGTCACGGACAAGCGTAGCCAAAATTCTGGGTGTTTCACCTTTCTTTGTGAAAGAATATGAAATAGCCGCACAAAATTACCCGCTCAAGAAAGTCACGGCTATTATTTCACTTTTACGCGATACTGACATGAAGTCCAAAGGCTTAGGCGTAGGCTCAAACACGACAGAAAAAGATTTGTACAACGAACTTTTATTTAAAATCCTTCATTAA
- a CDS encoding nucleoside phosphorylase, producing the protein MKIQSSELPLNADGSVYHLNLLPQDIGETIFLVGDPGRVPLVSQFFDEILVTKQKREFITHTGWLQNKKVSVLSTGIGTDNIDIVLNELDALVNIDLKERSIKKETKSLKLIRLGTSGSLNPEIKVGDFILSQSGIGFDGMMNFYPQHQDSAIKEKISKGLENPVILNLMYAADADNALLQHFKSVGRVGVTGSLSGFYGPQGRQVRLKCVEGDFLADLNKVGIDNFEMETSAIYALSKLLGHQALSINCIIANRTTGKFLENYQPKVKEMIQKSLYLLQNF; encoded by the coding sequence ATGAAAATACAAAGTTCAGAATTACCATTGAATGCCGATGGCAGCGTTTATCATCTAAACTTACTGCCACAAGACATCGGCGAAACCATTTTTTTGGTCGGTGACCCAGGGCGAGTACCGCTCGTGAGCCAATTTTTTGATGAAATTTTAGTTACCAAACAAAAACGGGAATTTATAACCCATACTGGTTGGCTGCAAAACAAGAAAGTTAGCGTTTTAAGTACGGGCATCGGTACCGATAATATTGATATAGTCCTCAATGAATTGGATGCCTTGGTGAATATCGATTTAAAAGAAAGAAGTATAAAAAAAGAAACCAAATCGCTAAAGTTGATACGCTTAGGTACTTCTGGCTCATTAAATCCAGAAATAAAGGTTGGTGATTTTATATTAAGCCAAAGTGGAATCGGTTTTGACGGGATGATGAATTTTTACCCGCAACATCAAGACTCAGCTATAAAAGAAAAAATTTCTAAAGGCTTAGAAAATCCAGTCATTCTGAATTTAATGTATGCCGCCGATGCAGACAATGCTTTATTACAGCATTTTAAATCTGTGGGGAGAGTCGGGGTAACAGGCTCTCTATCAGGATTCTATGGCCCACAAGGTCGACAAGTGCGGTTGAAATGCGTTGAGGGTGATTTCTTAGCAGATTTAAATAAAGTTGGCATTGATAATTTTGAAATGGAAACCTCTGCCATTTATGCTCTTTCAAAACTCTTGGGGCATCAGGCACTCTCTATCAACTGCATCATAGCCAACCGAACGACTGGTAAATTCCTAGAGAACTATCAACCCAAAGTGAAAGAAATGATTCAAAAAAGTCTTTATTTATTGCAAAATTTTTAA
- a CDS encoding M23 family metallopeptidase produces MKKNFLSLIKFLILPIAFAQNYPQNYFRYPLEIDQILAGSFAELRGFHFHSGIDIKTQQREGQKVFAVAEGYISRISVSPSGYGNALYITHPNGYTSVYAHLQKFQDEIGKYVTAQQNQQKSFEINIFPPAEALPVNKGEFIALTGNSGSSGGPHLHFEIRDTKTEETINPFLFGLTTPDHKNPLLNGMYIYAITGDVEGKKRYDLTGAKDFKSPVLASGTIGVGVKAYDKMDFAENLDGIYSIEMWVNNQKYFTYEVDRFSFSQTRMINCQTDYEQYMNNKSFIYKLFLEEGNSLTMVKKAENNGYINLIPNQDYQIKVVLKDFAGNQTKGSFTVRGKENSQPQILNKNGKFLKWNEENHYDDENVSLYFPAKSFYQDLYLKVDKIGENYFIQNDRVPLHKFYTLAIKPKNLSPAQLQNAVIAVTYNYGNKKVKDYFETTYQDGKLIAQVRDFGQFTIEFDREKPIISPINISPNTSFIKGNKLKFKVKDSSSGIKSYNAFANNEWVILRYDKKNHLMWIDREDIPFTGKAELSIQIQDLGGNLAKKNYSINLK; encoded by the coding sequence ATGAAAAAAAATTTTTTAAGCCTTATAAAATTTTTAATACTTCCCATTGCTTTTGCACAAAATTATCCACAAAATTACTTTCGCTATCCACTAGAAATAGACCAAATTTTAGCAGGAAGTTTTGCAGAATTACGTGGATTTCATTTCCATTCGGGTATAGACATCAAAACACAGCAGCGAGAAGGGCAAAAAGTTTTTGCGGTGGCAGAAGGCTATATTTCTAGAATCAGCGTTTCACCATCGGGCTACGGAAATGCTTTGTACATCACACACCCCAACGGCTATACATCAGTATATGCGCATTTACAAAAATTCCAAGATGAAATCGGAAAATATGTAACGGCTCAGCAAAATCAGCAGAAATCCTTTGAAATCAATATCTTCCCTCCAGCAGAGGCGTTGCCAGTAAATAAAGGCGAATTCATTGCACTCACAGGAAATTCTGGGAGTTCTGGCGGGCCACATTTGCATTTTGAAATTCGAGATACCAAAACGGAAGAAACCATCAATCCTTTTTTGTTTGGATTGACGACACCAGATCACAAAAATCCTTTGCTGAACGGAATGTATATTTACGCCATTACTGGTGATGTGGAAGGCAAAAAAAGATATGACCTTACTGGCGCAAAAGATTTTAAATCCCCTGTACTGGCGTCTGGCACCATTGGGGTTGGCGTCAAAGCTTATGACAAGATGGATTTTGCAGAGAATTTAGATGGGATTTATAGTATTGAAATGTGGGTAAATAATCAGAAATATTTTACCTACGAGGTTGACCGATTTAGCTTTTCGCAAACTCGAATGATTAACTGCCAAACTGACTATGAGCAGTATATGAACAACAAAAGTTTTATCTATAAACTTTTCCTAGAAGAAGGAAATTCGCTTACAATGGTCAAAAAAGCTGAAAATAACGGCTATATTAATTTAATTCCCAATCAGGATTACCAAATCAAAGTCGTGCTAAAAGATTTTGCTGGCAATCAAACGAAAGGGAGCTTTACCGTGCGAGGCAAAGAAAACAGCCAACCGCAAATTCTAAATAAAAATGGGAAATTTCTCAAATGGAACGAAGAAAATCATTACGATGATGAGAATGTTTCTTTGTATTTTCCTGCTAAAAGTTTTTACCAAGATTTGTATCTAAAAGTGGATAAAATTGGTGAAAATTATTTCATCCAAAACGACCGAGTTCCTCTTCATAAATTCTATACTTTAGCTATAAAACCTAAAAATTTATCGCCAGCTCAGCTACAAAATGCTGTGATTGCGGTAACTTATAACTATGGTAACAAAAAAGTAAAAGATTATTTTGAAACAACTTACCAAGATGGGAAACTCATTGCACAGGTAAGAGATTTTGGGCAATTTACCATTGAATTTGATAGAGAAAAACCCATAATTTCCCCCATCAATATCTCTCCCAATACTTCTTTTATTAAAGGTAATAAATTAAAATTCAAGGTAAAAGATTCTTCGTCAGGTATAAAATCCTACAATGCTTTCGCTAATAATGAATGGGTGATTTTACGTTATGATAAAAAGAATCACCTTATGTGGATAGACCGAGAAGATATTCCCTTCACTGGGAAAGCAGAGTTGAGCATTCAAATTCAAGATTTGGGAGGTAATTTAGCTAAAAAAAATTATAGCATTAATTTAAAATAA
- a CDS encoding phosphatase domain-containing protein, with the protein MFIKVYHSFCGEEKLIINGHVFQHEPIHFDVKDSWLGSNIKSLLTLFRVKPLTEVKLKIHFFNQIIDSKSDENGYFMFECKPANSIPHGWHSCQVKAIDNDGNEITHSEGKFFKPYKTSHGIISDIDDTVLKSYSASIFRRLYEMISKNPEERKLFDHTVEWYRKLAETEVPGEESNSFFYVSSSEWNLYDYLNTIFKKHQLPEGIFLLNDLKKLKDFFQTGKTGHQGKYDRIKSLLEAFPNQNYILIGDNTQRDPYIYKKISLDFPGRIIAVFLRNKSKKNAVKTQKLLSEMCVEKQRVLLFDTTLQALKKSKEWGLIDYKIDEYIF; encoded by the coding sequence ATGTTTATTAAAGTTTATCACAGCTTTTGCGGTGAAGAAAAATTAATCATCAATGGGCATGTCTTTCAGCATGAACCGATTCATTTTGATGTGAAAGATTCTTGGTTGGGGTCAAATATCAAATCTCTTTTGACTTTATTTCGAGTAAAGCCATTGACAGAAGTGAAATTAAAAATTCATTTTTTTAATCAAATTATAGATTCTAAAAGTGATGAAAACGGTTACTTCATGTTTGAATGTAAACCTGCAAATTCGATTCCCCATGGTTGGCATTCGTGTCAAGTAAAGGCTATAGACAACGACGGAAATGAAATTACCCACAGTGAGGGGAAATTTTTTAAGCCTTATAAAACTTCTCATGGAATTATTTCTGATATTGATGATACGGTATTAAAGTCTTATAGTGCAAGCATTTTTCGTCGGTTGTATGAAATGATAAGTAAAAATCCTGAGGAGCGAAAGCTTTTTGACCACACGGTAGAATGGTACAGGAAATTGGCAGAAACAGAAGTTCCTGGCGAGGAAAGCAATTCTTTTTTCTATGTAAGCAGCAGCGAATGGAATTTGTATGATTACTTGAATACTATTTTCAAAAAACATCAGTTGCCTGAAGGGATTTTTTTGCTGAATGATTTAAAAAAGCTCAAAGATTTCTTCCAAACAGGGAAGACAGGGCATCAAGGCAAATATGACCGCATAAAATCACTGCTGGAAGCTTTTCCGAACCAAAATTATATTCTAATTGGGGACAATACACAGCGAGACCCGTATATTTACAAAAAAATTTCTTTGGATTTTCCAGGGAGAATTATTGCTGTTTTTTTACGAAATAAATCGAAAAAAAATGCCGTAAAAACACAAAAATTACTAAGCGAAATGTGTGTAGAAAAACAAAGAGTCCTTCTGTTTGATACGACTTTGCAAGCCTTGAAAAAATCTAAAGAATGGGGGTTAATCGATTATAAAATAGATGAGTACATTTTTTAA
- the upp gene encoding uracil phosphoribosyltransferase: MSNIHLISEQNSLVTEWMNEISNVHSQNHRMTFRRNLERIGEIAAYEISKKLEYKTIQIQTPLAQKDSYALETQPIVMTILRAGVPLFNGVMNYFDKADAGFIAAYRKENGEDISVQQDYVTCPDINGRPLILADPMLATSSSLVKALEEILAYGQPSVLHVVCAIASEQGVAKFSKHFPNAHLWCGSIDPRLNDRNYIVPGLGDAGDLSYGSKLQN, encoded by the coding sequence ATGAGCAATATACATTTAATTTCAGAGCAAAATTCACTAGTAACAGAGTGGATGAATGAAATCAGTAACGTTCATTCACAAAATCATCGTATGACTTTTCGGCGAAATCTAGAACGAATTGGTGAAATTGCAGCCTATGAAATCAGCAAAAAATTAGAATATAAAACGATTCAAATTCAGACGCCTTTAGCACAGAAAGATTCTTATGCGCTAGAAACGCAACCCATTGTTATGACAATTTTGAGGGCTGGAGTCCCTTTATTCAACGGAGTGATGAATTATTTTGACAAAGCTGATGCTGGATTTATAGCCGCTTACCGCAAAGAGAATGGAGAAGACATCAGCGTTCAGCAAGATTATGTAACTTGTCCTGATATCAATGGCCGCCCGTTGATTTTGGCAGACCCGATGCTGGCAACTAGCTCTTCGCTGGTCAAAGCACTAGAGGAGATTTTAGCCTACGGCCAGCCGAGCGTGTTGCATGTTGTTTGCGCTATAGCTTCAGAGCAAGGGGTTGCAAAGTTTTCTAAGCATTTCCCGAATGCTCACTTGTGGTGTGGCAGCATCGACCCGCGACTTAATGATAGGAATTACATCGTTCCTGGGCTGGGAGACGCTGGAGATTTATCTTACGGTAGTAAATTGCAGAATTGA